In Methanococcoides sp. LMO-2, the genomic stretch AAATACTTTCACAGGTAGAGGTGGTATCAGTTTCCACCACCCTTTCAACCAACACGATCCTGGAAGGCACCGGGTTCCCCGTGGGACTCATCCTTGTGGGGGATTATTTTACCAGTACTGACCTTCCCACAGAACATTTCGTACAGGTTAAAGGAGGTCATGACCATAAGGGATCTGAAGCAGAACCATTGGATGAAAATGCAGTAAAGGAGTTTGCACACAGGGCAAAGGAAAATGTCTCAGCTTTTGCAGTCTCATCTTATTTTAGCATCCGCAACCCTGAACATGAACTGAGGGTCAAGGAGATCATCAGGAAGATCACAGGCATGCCTGTGGTGTGTGCACATGAGCTTTCACAGGATCTCGGAGCATTCGAAAGAGCTGTAACAGCATTCTTTAACGCACAATTGCTTCCCATAACAGAGAAGTTCATGTCCAGTGTGGAATCTGAGATAAGAGGTCGCGGCATGGAATCAAAGATATTCATGCTCAAATGTGACGGATCTGTGATCGGAATCAAGGGTGCACTGGAAAGACCGATCGAATCCATATTCTCAGGACCTGCAGGAAGTCTGGTAGGTGCTTCATTCCTCTCAAAGAAAGATAGCTGCGCAGTCATAGACGTAGGTGGAACAAGTACTGATGTGTCCGTGATAAGAAACAGCATACCCGAAATGAGTGACTCCGGAGCTGTAGTAGGTGGATGGAAGACAAGGGTCAAGGCCATAAGGATGGAAACCTCGGCACTTGGAGGAGACAGTGATATCTGGATCGCTTCAGGAAAGCTCAACTTCGGACCACGAAGGGTCATTCCTTTATGCAGGGCAGCAGCACAGTTCCCTAAATTCCTTGAGCAGATAGCAACCAACCCGATGCCTTCCAAAGCATTACTGGGGAGAAACTTTCAGCCTACCAAGTTCTACATAAGGACAGAGTATGATCCCCTTGAGCTAACTGATCTGGAAACAGAGATCCTCAATGCAATTCCTGCTGAGCCAACATCCCTCAAGGAGATACGATCACGTATCAATAAATACCCGGCATCAAAACATCTGGATACACTCATGCAGAAAAGGCTGATACAACCTATCAGTTTCACACCCACGGATGCCCTGCATGTGCTTGGAGAGTATACGGAATACGATGCAGAGGCTTCACGCATCGGTGCAGAGCACCTCGCCCCACTTTATAAGATGAAAGGAGATGAGTTTGCATCCCATGTGAAGAGAGAGTTTGCCAAGAACATGGCAGCAGATCTTGTTTCATTTTTCCTTGAAAAGATATCGAGAGAGGAAATACGCAATATATTCGATGCAGAATCACCAATCCAGTTCAAGGTACATGTACCAGTGGTGCTGATCGGTGGCCCCGTGGTAGCATATCTTAAAGAGATGAAGGAACTGATAGATGCAGAGATAATCCTGCCGGAATTTGCAAATGTGGGTAATGCTGCAGGGGCATTGGCTGCAAAAGGAATCAGGAGAGTCGAAATATTAATACGACCGGCATCCATGGCTGCGCCGGAATGGGAGTTCTATGTATATTCCGAAAAAGGAAGAGAGAACTTCTACGAATATGAAGATGCAGTGGAACATGCAATCAGTATTGGTAAGGATACTATCTATGAATACATGAAAGAAGCAGATCTTGATCCGGATTCAGTCAAGATAGACATCAAAAAGGATGAAGTGCTTCTTGAAGGGCATGATACGATAGTGGAAACCAGGATCGTTGTAATGGGCGTTGCTGAGCACATTGAAGAAGAGCAATAAAAGACACCTACTCCACGGGATTGCATTCAGAGAGATGCTTTTGCATTCTCTCTTCTTTTTTCGGATTTTTCAGTTAATGGTACATAGCAAATGCTATCGATCATGAACCGCTAAGCAAAAGTGCCAGAGTGAAAACATAAGTTTGTTAGAATAATAGAATAAGAAAGATGGTGCGGGAGGTGTGATTCGAACACACGAACTCCTACGAGACTAGGCCCTCAACCTAGCGCCTTTGGCCTGGCTGGGCAACCCCCGCAAAGTGGATGTTGTTGATTTATCGAGTTACCGTCCTGAAAGATCTCAGGACCGTGTTGTTTCGGAATTGACCGAAATTAGTTTGGTGCGGGAGGTGTGATTCGAACACACGAACTCCTACGAGACTAGGCCCTCAACCTAGCGCCTTTGGCCTGGCTGGGCAACCCCCGCAAAGTGGATGTTGTTGATTTATCGAGTTACCGTCCTGAAAGATCTCAGGACCGTGTTGTTTCGGAATTGACCGAAAGTGGTTTGGTGCGGGAGGTGTGATTCGAACACACGAACTCCTACGAGACTAGGCCCTCAACCTAGCGCCTTTGGCCTGGCTGGGCAACCCCCGCACGCGGGATCTTCTGAAATTAAATAAAGTAAAAAGGAAATTGGTATTTCCGATTTACAGTGTGCTCAGGATGTTTTGCATCTCAGAGGCTTTTCCTTTAATCGTATTCACTGCATTTAAGATTAACTGTTGAGCAGTGTATGAACCATCGGATTCCATAGTGAAAATGAAAGATTTTTCATCTGCACCAACGGTAATGGCATCTATATCG encodes the following:
- a CDS encoding hydantoinase/oxoprolinase family protein, whose product is MKLNLGIDAGGTYTDAVVVKSPEDTIIASYKALTTYPDPLEGIREALDGIDQEILSQVEVVSVSTTLSTNTILEGTGFPVGLILVGDYFTSTDLPTEHFVQVKGGHDHKGSEAEPLDENAVKEFAHRAKENVSAFAVSSYFSIRNPEHELRVKEIIRKITGMPVVCAHELSQDLGAFERAVTAFFNAQLLPITEKFMSSVESEIRGRGMESKIFMLKCDGSVIGIKGALERPIESIFSGPAGSLVGASFLSKKDSCAVIDVGGTSTDVSVIRNSIPEMSDSGAVVGGWKTRVKAIRMETSALGGDSDIWIASGKLNFGPRRVIPLCRAAAQFPKFLEQIATNPMPSKALLGRNFQPTKFYIRTEYDPLELTDLETEILNAIPAEPTSLKEIRSRINKYPASKHLDTLMQKRLIQPISFTPTDALHVLGEYTEYDAEASRIGAEHLAPLYKMKGDEFASHVKREFAKNMAADLVSFFLEKISREEIRNIFDAESPIQFKVHVPVVLIGGPVVAYLKEMKELIDAEIILPEFANVGNAAGALAAKGIRRVEILIRPASMAAPEWEFYVYSEKGRENFYEYEDAVEHAISIGKDTIYEYMKEADLDPDSVKIDIKKDEVLLEGHDTIVETRIVVMGVAEHIEEEQ